One Spinacia oleracea cultivar Varoflay chromosome 4, BTI_SOV_V1, whole genome shotgun sequence DNA segment encodes these proteins:
- the LOC110793569 gene encoding protein ALP1-like — protein MLFEYSSSSESADENPYGEVDRMVGEFVTHHLPNTFFPRGPRLRNVNDTIPIPADRNREEGHNRLFNDYFAENPVYSDKQFRRRFRMRRPLFCRIMNKVVENDVFLQQRRNAAGKLGLSGLQKCTAAIRMLAYGLAPDAIDEYLRMGETTSKKSLLHFTQGVIKHFEEDYLRSPTDEDLRRILYQNEMRGFPGMIGSIDCMHWEWKNCPTAWRGQYQGRSGKASLILEAVADQDLWIWHSFFGIPGSSNDLNVLHRSPVFDDVLTGKAPPITFQVNGHEYNMGYYLTDGIYPNWATFIQGFSRPQLETERLFANRQAHVRKDVERAFGVLQARFAIVRQPSLDYDEDILGDIMKACIILHNMIVEDERDMYVRADVLRRYYEEDLSSLTATVNNGEPFEFQTGQPYSINALLGRITALRSSQIHHSLKEDLIEHNWQKYGDSFKWVDRINIVNQFASLLQFLHGFDPSYVVGNIAARHILLDEDMHVFLVDFGMMTGGILGDKKAKKNVRCCGSIGYMDSPSLFVGYIFKMS, from the exons ATGTTATTTGAATACAGTTCAAGCTCAGAATCTGCTGATGAGAATCCATACGGAGAAGTTGATCGAATGGTTGGCGAATTTGTCACTCATCACTTACCAAACACATTCTTTCCACGAGGTCCTAGACTTCGAAATGTGAATGATACCATTCCGATTCCAGCAGATAGAAACCGTGAAGAAGGGCATAACCGCTTGTTTAATGATTACTTTGCGGAAAATCCAGTATATTCAGACAAACAGTTTCGTCGAAGGTTTCGAATGAGAAGACCTTTGTTTTGCCGTATCATGAACAAAgtggttgaaaatgatgttttcttgcAACAGAGAAGAAATGCTGCTGGAAAATTAGGGTTATCAGGATTGCAAAAATGCACTGCAGCTATCAGAATGTTAGCATATGGTTTGGCTCCGGATGCAATTGATGAATATCTGCGAATGGGTGAAACAACTTCAAAAAAATCATTATTACATTTCACTCAAGGGGTAATCAAGCATTTTGAAGAGGATTACCTAAGAAGTCCTACAGATGAAGACTTAAGGAGAATCCTTTATCAAAATGAAATGCGCGGATTTCCAGGCATGATCGGTAGTATTGATTGTATGCACTGGGAATGGAAGAACTGTCCTACCGCATGGAGAGGTCAATACCAAGGACGCAGCGGGAAAGCGTCCCTAATTCTTGAAGCTGTTGCAGATCAAGATCTATGGATTTGGCATTCATTTTTTGGTATTCCTGGTTCATCTAATGACCTTAATGTTCTGCACCGTTCTCCTGtttttgatgatgttttgacaGGTAAGGCACCTCCTATCACTTTTCAGGTGAATGGACATGAATACAACATGGGGTACTACCTCACAGATGGTATTTATCCAAATTGGGCTACGTTCATTCAAGGATTTTCTCGTCCCCAACTTGAAACGGAAAGGTTGTTTGCTAACAGACAAGCGCATGTTCGTAAGGATGTTGAACGTGCATTCGGAGTTTTGCAAGCAAGATTCGCCATTGTACGACAACCATCTCTGGATTACGATGAAGATATATTAGGCGATATAATGAAGGCTTGTATCATCTTACACAACATGATAGTTGAGGATGAACGAGATATGTATGTCCGAGCTGATGTGTTACGAAGGTACTATGAAGAAGATCTTTCGAGCTTAACCGCAACAGTGAATAATGGTGAACCCTTTGAGTTCCAGACTGGACAACCCTACTCCATTAACGCATTATTGGGGAGAATAACAGCTTTGCGTAGCAGTCAAATTCATCACTCTTTGAAAGAGGATTTAATTGAGCATAACTGGCAAAAGTATGGAG aTAGCTTCAAGTGGGTCGATAGAATCAACATTGTCAATCAATTTGCATCACTTCTTCAGTTCTTGCATGGTTTTGATCCCAGTTATGTTGTCGGCAATATAGCAGCTCGTCATATATTGCTTGATGAG GATATGCACGTGTTTTTGGTTgactttgggatgatgacgggCGGAATTTTGGGTGACAAAAAAGCTAAAAAGAATGTGCGTTGTTGTGGATCAATTGGATACATGGATTCTCCTTCTCTTTTTGTTG GATACATCTTTAAAATGTCATAG